The genomic stretch agaacaAAAAATGAGTTTCTGCCCACGTCTTTCATTTCATTCTACCATGAACACACAATAAACCCTTTGGAATAGTTCAGTTAGTCCGCCACATAAATTAGGGAGCTTGGGAAAACGTGTGGTTGTGGGTTTAATTCTATCTTTGTGTGAAATTATACATTAATTGTGTCTATCCAAGGATCAAAGCTCAAGATGCGTTCCACGACTAACCTGTTTGTTCACACAAACCGAGAAGCAAGCCAACCATGAATTTATAGAGGGCGGGACGTTCAAAGCCAAAAGCTGATTGTGGCACCCCTCAATTtcccatttaaaaaaaaaaaaaaaaacacgcgCGCACACACTCTAGAGGACATACTCATACACGTGAGTAACAAACACAGTAGGCCTAGCCCAGCTGCCTAGTTCTTAACAGAATGGCCTATACCAGGGCTGTGACCTGGATTTGTGGGCCTGAAGTTGTCAACATGAGCTGGAGGTGGTGGTCGAGATTCTTCTGAAACTTGGCTTGGTGCCACAGCTGACATTGGAGCTGCAGGTACGGACTCTTTCATATATGCTAGTTCCTTTGTGCTCTCACCATGCAGATTGCTTTTCTGGTCTGCAATCTTTTGCATTCCTCTTTTGACAATTGCACTGCTAAATGTACTGAGC from Diospyros lotus cultivar Yz01 chromosome 9, ASM1463336v1, whole genome shotgun sequence encodes the following:
- the LOC127809976 gene encoding precursor of CEP6-like; this translates as MAELKLVFACVLLALFLFQRIQSSEGRNLGRTDSPKLSTFSSAIVKRGMQKIADQKSNLHGESTKELAYMKESVPAAPMSAVAPSQVSEESRPPPPAHVDNFRPTNPGHSPGIGHSVKN